The following is a genomic window from Fibrobacter sp. UWT2.
AGTTTTGGACTGCACCATCCGCGATGGTGGCTTGGTCAACAAGCACGACTTCTCCCTCGAATTTGTGCGTCGCCTTTACACCCTCCTGTCTGCCGCCGGTGTGGACTATATGGAAATGGGCTACAAGAACTCTCCGGAACTCTTTGACCCCAAGGAATACGGTCCGTGGAAGTTCTGCGATGACGACCTGCTCTGGAAGGTGAAAGACGGTATCGATTCCAAGATCAAAATGGCTGTGATGGCTGACGTGGGCCGCGTGAACATGGACGCCGTGAAGCCCGCTAGCGAAAGCCCGTACCAGATGTTCCGCGTGGCAAGCTACGTGAAGAATATCGACAAGGGTATCGAAATGGTGAACGCCTTCCACGAAATGGGTTACGAAACCACCCTCAATATCATGGCCGTGAGCCGTGACCGTGGTCCGGAACTCGACGAAGCCCTGCACCAGGTCAACGAAGAATGCAAGGCCGACGTGCTTTACCTCGTGGACAGCTTCGGCGCCTTCTACCAGGAAGACATCGATAAGGAAATTACCCGCTACCGCGGTATCGTGAAGGGCAAGAAGTTCGGCTTCCATGGCCACAACAACCAGCAGCTGGCCTTCTCCAACACGATTCAGGCTATCATCGATCACGTGGATTACCTCGACGGTTCCGTGTCCGGTATGGGCCGTGGCGCTGGTAACTGCACCACCGAACTCTTGCTCGGCTTCTTGAAGAACCCGAAGTACGACCTGCGTCCGGTGCTCGATGCCTACCAGGAACTGTTCTTGCCGCTTAAGGAAAAGTACGAATGGGGCTACATCATTCCGCAGATGATTACGGGTATGCTGAACCGCCACCCGCAAGACGCCATTGCCATTCGCAAAACCGAAGACAAGGACAACTACACGAAGTTTTATAATCATATGATGAATGACTAGGAGGCGAGCGTCGCAGGAACAAGCTAGCTTGTTCCTATGACCGAGCCGACGAGTCATGGGCTCGCGTAGCGAGACCAACGACTAATAAGTCGAGCGTCGCACAGGAATGCTCGCATTCCTGTATGACCGAGGTGACGAGTCGCGGACTCGCGCAGCGAGGCCAACGACTAATGTTATCCTTTAATGGAAATTCCTTGATGAAAACGTCCGGCTTGCCGGGCGTTTTTTCTAATTTAGGGGCGTGCATTTCTTATTCCTGCTGATTGCATTTGTGTTTGGGTTGTCTGCCGCGTATGCGGAAGACTCCGTAGAACAGCACGTGTCAGAAGAATACGAGTCTGTTCCTTTGCCGGGGCATAGCGCCTATATGGGCAAGGGCATTTCGTTCGGTATGGGCTTTGGCGTTTATGATCCGCTGAGTGAATGCGACTGCATGGGTGCGTGGCAGGTCCAGACAGAATACTTTTACACCGACTGGCTGAGCGGAGGCGGCAGTGTCCGCTTTTTCGGCGGTGACCTCGACCGCGATGTCATGGTGATGTATCAGCGTTACCGCATAAATGTGCGGTTCCATAAGGCTTCGGAAAAATTCGACCTGTATGCGGAACCTTTCCTGGGACTTGAAAATACGAACATCAGTGCCTTCAGAAAGCAGGTGCGCGGCGAGAAAGCGCCAAAGCAGCACTACTGGTGGGAAGATGTCGAGGAGCCTGATGACGAGGGCGAAGCTGACTCCACCGAGGTGGAAGAAGACGATTGCCAGAGGCTTTTTACCTTGGACGGCTTCTCCATCGGTCTGGGCCTTGGTGCTGGCTACAAGCTGTCCAGGTTGTTTGGTGTGACAGGCGAAGTTCAGGTGGATTACAACTTCTCGAAAGAGGTTCTGCTGAGCGTGATGCCGGGGGTGGCCTTTAACCTTCGCGAAGTGTGGCCGTGGGCCAAGCGGACGCTGAGTTCTACCTGGATTTCCTTCGAAATTGGCGGTTTAAAGACCTTTAATAGGGGTATTGACGGGTGGTCCAACACCTATTTTCTGGGAATTCAGTTCGGTGCGTAGGGTAGACCTGCCTCCGAGGTTTGACACTTAAATCCCGTTTTTCTATATTTGGTGCACCGATTTTTATCGGAACCCTCCCGGGGCCAATGGTGGTAACCTGGGCGAAAGACCAAAGGGAACTCATTATGAGACAATACGAAACGATGGTGATCATCGACGCTATGATCTCTGACGACGCTATCAAGGCCGAAATCGAGACTATCGCCGCTAACATCACCAAAGGCAACGGCGAAATTCTCCGCCGTGACGATTGGGGCAAGCGCAAGCTCGCTTACACCATCAAGAAGCGCCAGCATGGCTTTTACGTGATCTTCTACTACAAGGCTGAAGCCGCTACGGTCGCCTCTGTGGAAGCCGCTCTTAAGCTGAACGAAAACGTTCTCCGCTGGATGACTCTCGCCGACTATCCGATGAGCGAAATTGTTTATGACCAAACTCAGACCCAGTCTACCGAAGAAATCATTCCGGTTGACGCAGAAGAAGGGGAGGCTGAATAATGGCTTTTGAAGATAAGAAGCAGGCAACCCGTATCCGCCGCAAGAAGACTTGCTGGTTCACGGAAAACAACATCAAGTTCATTGACTATAAGGACGAAAAGACTCTTCGTCGCTTTATCTCTGAACGTGGTAAGATCATTC
Proteins encoded in this region:
- a CDS encoding aldolase catalytic domain-containing protein is translated as MYYESIKVLDCTIRDGGLVNKHDFSLEFVRRLYTLLSAAGVDYMEMGYKNSPELFDPKEYGPWKFCDDDLLWKVKDGIDSKIKMAVMADVGRVNMDAVKPASESPYQMFRVASYVKNIDKGIEMVNAFHEMGYETTLNIMAVSRDRGPELDEALHQVNEECKADVLYLVDSFGAFYQEDIDKEITRYRGIVKGKKFGFHGHNNQQLAFSNTIQAIIDHVDYLDGSVSGMGRGAGNCTTELLLGFLKNPKYDLRPVLDAYQELFLPLKEKYEWGYIIPQMITGMLNRHPQDAIAIRKTEDKDNYTKFYNHMMND
- the rpsF gene encoding 30S ribosomal protein S6; translation: MRQYETMVIIDAMISDDAIKAEIETIAANITKGNGEILRRDDWGKRKLAYTIKKRQHGFYVIFYYKAEAATVASVEAALKLNENVLRWMTLADYPMSEIVYDQTQTQSTEEIIPVDAEEGEAE
- the rpsR gene encoding 30S ribosomal protein S18, encoding MAFEDKKQATRIRRKKTCWFTENNIKFIDYKDEKTLRRFISERGKIIPRRISGTSAKYQRMLNEAIKRARQMAILPFVSDSLR